From the Plectropomus leopardus isolate mb chromosome 18, YSFRI_Pleo_2.0, whole genome shotgun sequence genome, one window contains:
- the LOC121958056 gene encoding transmembrane protein 238-like produces the protein MMGLCDGLSHCKLALAFAVFMDLLGGSALLVGVFAPLEIKGQDYGDLLVYTGALFVLTSLAGWVLWYSGNIDGLTSKKELGHISSAVDRLARRLSRKIRIHRSQI, from the exons ATGATGGGCCTGTGTGACGGCCTCTCCCACTGCAAACTGGCTCTGGCCTTTGCTGTGTTTATGGATTTACTGGGAGGATCCGCTCTGCTGGTGGGAGTCTTTGCCCCCCTGGAGATCAAGGGGCAGGACTATGGAGACCTACTGGTCTATACTG GAGCTCTGTTCGTGCTGACGTCTCTGGCCGGCTGGGTGTTGTGGTACAGCGGAAACATCGACGGCCTGACGTCCAAGAAGGAGCTCGGACACATCAGCAGCGCCGTGGACCGGCTGGCTCGCAGACTCAGCCGCAAGATCCGCATCCACAGGAGCCAAATCTGA